In the genome of Pseudoliparis swirei isolate HS2019 ecotype Mariana Trench chromosome 3, NWPU_hadal_v1, whole genome shotgun sequence, one region contains:
- the kdm6bb gene encoding lysine (K)-specific demethylase 6B, b isoform X4 produces the protein MYHPAELYSGRNAWDSYPAGGPNRGQWAPVNIRPWSHTERCHGERNQSHNPSSSRFYNRGERTVNHVQDKVVSKGHRQPLRLWEGKEQSFEAQNWHHNSTRSFHSRGVTNDSYPTGPGERYANWDHNASNSVHGGPRQHRNNRELQCPPERWAPSDCSRIFPGRIINNRPGPWKRPALHQRRDQLHQHSPPPQHPLSPRDECPAKRRRDSGPDQSSDPGSRHLSSLARAASPPRHHRCNQDDWKPPNERGGHCNHYDHRTSTTQQQETSKLRAGGHLADPNQSCRSRPPHHGSNGKVDRRISSSPADPTRVPYSQNHHYYDQRHTGHPRALPHNMQLHPSENKDSRSHHHKQSTEPQRSHQRGNSRDPDSPPYSSLLCSPKDGGCSASSPHASSSPPSYTVASGRKDPSIIHQFIPGLSGQQKLQGSPNYTLRPSLTSPTSLTSHTGLNSRFLDVKYRKTLQPLCSRQSPHGRSRAIKPEKVSEEHKKAEKLMKKERKGEVQKTNRKGEQRKRHKKKEEKRLAERKRKRDKAARRERKLGLKTTLTQNEMFASVPTPKSSGEAKICKKETSTRSPENQGQLRPKHKHRERRERGEKTHRPSTNTPDSGCTSTCGNHKTPKRNRVPPKLPVKEQLKRSLPRKTCPSQTSKRPTAVSPRSKARPKAKPDNTLPSLLFKALAPLSTSCSISLERPIHGKEGGHGGARNAPDLQPVGNVKETGDNPSNTPPVLSWQGSPVSTIGEDEEELGKGVLSRPVLQPSPTQCFSPPPPVDSERTDEMNKEPCENTPADYSNDGVSELGDLPCATEQVADGEKEEEVDGSKGTSGSLLRELRHHKTGLDDVFKSLAAFLGGQRVPCRGGPFGRPPAGSTSGVKYSSSLELGPEIHEHQDFSPQSDLTASSKSSNQSPTHCTSTFLRTQSPTSLREPVVDALVQEKQEEVKPSVKERKEGEDMEILSEKNKSSLLDGSLSAKLRLTTSHTASFTSLITLSTKEERGHSEEMERLGTDRKRKQKVNDGESEGEIKIKIKTEESSVICSKNKANEIRDLEEKAVSSSLLVISRKSSKPLKDGQKGQTTQENPTPHANHIQKEKVDTGYADVKIITEKKEEFKNKISSAAGQKNTKAISPASTVTIKPSKLCVITPASKPLCSAAPVDPMKLKALSMGVSKELKILLIKVESAGRQTFNISEVEEKRIPLCKISIKNTGAEVVRACKGTRVKGKFKESFLLPAFSVKPNIDTKIPIPREKLNPPTPSIYLESKRDAFSPVLLQFCTDPKNAVTVIRGLAGSLRLNLGLFSTKSLVEANAEHPVEVRTQVQQPADENWDSSGSTQTWPCESSRSHTTIAKYAQYQASSFQESLQEEKESENEEGEETESVDTTAATKAALTLGSIKTNPATFFSKVQPVTPNSTTSSEQKTGGKIIKFGTNIDLSDPKRWKPQLQELLKLPAFMRVESSNNMLSHVGHTILGMNTVQLYMKVPGSRTPGHQENNNFCSVNINIGPGDCEWFAVHEHYWDAINTFCEKHGVDYLTGSWWPVLEDLYSSNIPVYRFIQRPGDLVWINAGTVHWVQALGWCNNIAWNVGPLNSYQYQLALERYEWNEVKKVKSIVPMIHVSWNVARTIKITDEDTYKMIKHCLMQSIKHIQILREQLVAAGKKISYQSRMKDEPAYHCNECDVEVYDLLLVTSENSTKKSYVVHCEDCARAKSPSLAGVVVLEQYRMEELMRSYDTFTLAPAPFSK, from the exons ATGTATCACCCCGCAGAGCTGTACTCTGGCCGTAACGCATGGGACTCCTATCCAGCTGGAGGACCAAACAGAGGACAATGGGCTCCCGTAAACATTCGTCCCTGGAGCCACACAGAAAG GTGTCATGGAGAGCGCAATCAATCACATAACCCATCATCAAGTCGTTTTTATAACAG GGGGGAGAGGACAGTCAACCATGTCCAGGACAAGGTCGTCTCAAAGGGGCACCGACAGCCGCTACGTCTCTGGGAGGGAAAGGAGCAGTCGTTCGAGGCCCAGAACTGGCATCACAACTCCACGCGCTCATTCCACAGCCGAGGTGTCACCAACGACAGTTATCCGACAGGACCAGGAGAGCGCTACGCAAACTGGGACCACAATGCCAGCAACTCTGTG CACGGGGGGCCTCGCCAGCATCGCAACAACAGAGAACTCCAGTGCCCACCAGAGAGATGGGCCCCCTCAGACTGCAGCAGGATCTTTCCTGGCAGAATTATAAACAACAGACCAGGACCTTGGAAACGGCCAGCCCTCCACCAGCGGCGAGACCAACTGCACCAGCACAGTCCCCCTCCACAGCACCCTCTGTCCCCCAGGGACGAATGTCCAGCCAAAAGGAGAAGGGACTCTGGCCCTGATCAG TCATCCGATCCTGGATCAAGGCATTTGTCTTCACTCGCCCGTGCCGCATCGCCACCTCGCCACCACCGCTGTAACCAGGATGACTGGAAACCTCCTAATGAAAGGGGGGGTCATTGCAACCACTATGACCACCGGACCTCAACCACACAGCAACAG GAAACCTCTAAACTGCGGGCTGGGGGACACTTAGCGGATCCGAACCAGAGCTGTCGCAGCAGACCGCCACACCACGGAAGCAATGGGAAGGTCGACCGGAGAATCTCATCATCACCAGCAGACCCCACCCGTGTGCCTTACAGCCAAAACCATCACTACTACGATCAACGGCACACAGGCCACCCCAGAGCTCTACCGCACAACATGCAGCTACACCCTTCTGAGAACAAGGACTCCCGGAGCCATCACCACAAACAAAGCACA GAACCTCAGCGCAGTCATCAAAGGGGCAATTCAAGGGATCCAGACTCTCCTCCTTATTCGTCCCTCCTCTGCAGCCCTAAAGATGGAGGTTGTTCTGCCAGCAGTCCACATGCTTCTTCCAGCCCCCCTTCCTATACGGTTGCCAGTGGCAGAAAAGACCCATCAATCATTCATCAGTTTATCCCTGGCCTCAGTGGACAGCAGAAACTCCAGGGAAGTCCTAATTACACACTGAGACCTAGCCTGACATCTCCCACGTCTCTCACATCTCACACTGGTCTAAATTCCAGGTTTTTGGATGTAAAATATCGAAAGACCTTGCAGCCGCTCTGCTCAAGACAGTCCCCCCACGGCCGATCAAGAGCGATCAAGCCAGAAAAAGTGTCGGAAGAACATAAAAAAGCAGAGAAGCTGATgaaaaaggagaggaagggggaagTTCAAAAGACAAACAGAAAGGGTGAACAGAGGAAGAGGCataagaaaaaagaggaaaaaaggttGGCCGAGAGAAAAAGGAAGAGGGATAAAGCAGctaggagagaaagaaagttaGGCTTGAAAACTACACTCACACAAAACGAAATGTTTGCTTCCGTCCCTACTCCCAAATCTTCAGGAGaggccaaaatatgtaaaaaggaGACTTCCACTCGGTCCCCAGAGAATCAAGGCCAGTTACGACCCAAACACAAGcacagggagaggagggaacgaggagagaaGACACACAGGCCATCCACAAACACTCCTGATTCCGGCTGCACCTCAACATGTGGAAATCACAAAACGCCCAAGAGGAACAGAGTTCCCCCAAAACTCCCCGTCAAGGAACAACTAAAGCGATCTCTTCCCAGGAAAACATGCCCCAGCCAGACCAGCAAGAGGCCCACCGCCGTCTCACCCCGCTCAAAAGCTCGACCAAAAGCAAAGCCCGATAACACACTTCCCTCTCTTTTATTTAAAGCCTTAGCACCTCTCAGCACATCGTGTTCTATCAGCTTAGAGCGGCCCATCCACGGCAAAGAAGGCGGGCATGGAGGCGCTAGAAACGCTCCGGACCTTCAGCCTGTGGGAAATGTGAAGGAAACGGGGGACAACCCTTCCAATACTCCCCCTGTTCTCAGCTGGCAGGGCTCCCCAGTATCAACTAttggagaagatgaagaggagctaGGGAAAGGAGTGTTAAGTAGACCTGTCCTCCAGCCCAGCCCCACCCAgtgcttctctcctcctcctcctgtcgaCAGTGAGCGCACCGATGAGATGAATAAGGAGCCTTGTGAAAACACACCGGCTGATTATTCAAACGATGGCGTGTCTGAACTCGGTGATCTACCTTGTGCAACGGAACAAGTTGCcgatggagagaaggaagaggaggtggacggCAGCAAGGGAACCTCTGGCTCTCTTCTCCGTGAGCTTCGCCACCACAAAACGGGTTTGGACGACGTCTTCAAGAGCCTAGCCGCCTTTCTCGGAGGCCAGCGGGTCCCATGTCGAGGCGGTCCATTCGGGAGGCCTCCCGCGGGCTCCACGAGCGGAGTCAAGTACTCCTCTTCTCTTGAATTGGGGCCAGAAATTCACGAGCATCAGGATTTCTCCCCACAATCCGACCTTACAGCGTCTTCCAAATCCAGTAATCAGTCACCAACTCACTGTACCTCCACATTTTTGAGAACCCAGAGTCCGACGAGTCTGAGGGAGCCTGTTGTGGACGCCCTGGtccaggagaagcaggaggaagtCAAGCCCAGcgtaaaagagagaaaagagggtgAGGATATGGAGATCCTTTCTGAGAAGAACAAGTCATCTCTTTTGGATGGGTCACTGAGTGCGAAGCTGAGACTTACCACCTCGCACACAGCGTCTTTCACCAGCCTCATTACTCTCTCCACCAaggaagagagaggacacagtgaGGAGATGGAACGCTTGGGtacagacaggaagaggaaacaaaAGGTTAATGACGGGGAGAGCGAAGGAGAGATCAAGATTAAGATAAAGACGGAAGAAAGCAGCGTCATCTGTTCTAAAAACAAAGCAAATGAAATAAGGGATTTGGAAGAAAAAGCTGTTTCGTCCTCTTTGCTCGTCATCTCCAGAAAGTCATCCAAACCTCTCAAAGATGGTCAGAAGGGCCAGACTACTCAGGAAAACCCCACACCACATGCCAACCACATCCAGAAAGAAAAAGTGGACACGGGGTACGCCGATGTAAAGATCATAactgagaagaaggaagagttCAAAAATAAGATATCCTCAGCAGCAGGGCAAAAAAATACCAAGGCCATAAGCCCAGCGTCAACTGTAACAATCAAGCCATCTAAATTATGTGTGATCACACCAGCAAGCAAACCACTATGCTCAGCAGCTCCAGTTGACCCCATGAAACTGAAAGCATTGTCCATGGGCGTGTCGAAGGAGCTAAAGATCCTCTTGATTAAGGTGGAGAGTGCTGGAAGACAAACATTCAACATatcggaggtggaggagaaaagAATCCCGCTCTGCAAGATCAGCATTAAAAACACGGGCGCTGAAGTGGTCAGAGCTTGCAA GGGGACGAGGGTGAAGGGGAAGTTCAAGGAGTCTTTCCTGCTTCCCGCCTTCTCTGTAAAACCTAACATTGACACCAAGATCCCCATCCCTCGAGAAAAGCTTAACCCTCCTACGCCGAGCATCTAT TTGGAGAGCAAGAGGGACGCTTTCTCTCCGGTTCTGCTTCAGTTCTGCACTGATCCCAAAAATGCGGTGACTGTCATCAGAGGTCTTGCCGGCTCCCTCCGCCTTA ACCTTGGTCTGTTCTCCACCAAATCGTTGGTCGAGGCCAATGCGGAGCATCCAGTGGAAGTGAGGACTCAGGTCCAGCAGCCCGCTGATGAGAACTGGGATTCAAGTGGATCGACGCAGACGTGGCCCTGCGAGAGCAGCCGCTCGCACACCACCATTGCCAAATATGCTCAGTACCAGGCCTCGAGCTTCCAGGAAAGCCTGCAG gaggagaaggagagcgagaatgaagaaggagaggagacagagtctgtagataCGACGGCCGCTACAAAAGCTGCTCTGACATTAGGCAGCATTAAAACCAACCCTGCGACCTTCTTCAGCAAAGTCCAACCTGTTACTCCCAACAGCACAACCAG CTCAGAGCAGAAAACAGGCGGAAAGATTATAAAGTTTGGGACAAATATTGATCTCTCTGACCCTAAAAG GTGGAAGCCTCAACTGCAGGAGCTGCTGAAGCTGCCAGCTTTCATGCGCGTGGAATCCAGCAACAACATGCTCAGTCACGTCGGTCACACCATCCTGGGCATGAACACTGTCCAGCTCTACATGAAGGTGCCAGGCAGCCGCACGCCAg GTCATCAAGAGAACAACAACTTCTGCTCCGTCAACATCAACATTGGGCCTGGTGACTGCGAGTGGTTCGCTGTTCATGAGCACTACTGGGACGCCATCAACACATTCTGTGAGAA GCATGGTGTAGACTACCTAACAGGGTCCTGGTGGCCAGTCCTGGAAGACCTCTACAGCTCCAACATTCCTGTGTACCGCTTCATCCAGAGGCCTGGAGACCTGGTGTGGATCAATGCGGGGACTGTGCACTGGGTCCAGGCGTTGGGCTGGTGCAACAACATCGCCTGGAATGTGGGACCACTCAACT CGTACCAATACCAACTCGCCCTGGAGCGCTACGAGTGGAACGAGGTGAAGAAGGTGAAGTCGATCGTTCCCATGATCCACGTTTCCTGGAATGTGGCACGCACCATCAAGATCACCGACGAGGACACCTACAAGATGATCAA ACACTGCCTGATGCAGTCCATCAAGCACATCCAGATTCTTCGAGAGCAGCTGGTGGCTGCGGGGAAGAAGATCTCCTACCAGAGTCGCATGAAGGACGAGCCCGCCTACCACTGCAATGAGTGTGAC gtggaggtgtaTGATCTCCTGCTGGTGACCAGCGAGAACAGCACCAAGAAGAGCTACGTGGTGCACTGCGAGGACTGCGCCCGGGCTAAGAGCCCGTCGCTGGCGGGAGTCGTGGTGCTGGAACAGTATCGGATGGAGGAGCTGATGAGGAGCTACGACACCTTCACGCTG GCTCCAGCACCCTTTTCAAAGTGA
- the kdm6bb gene encoding lysine (K)-specific demethylase 6B, b isoform X2 — MYHPAELYSGRNAWDSYPAGGPNRGQWAPVNIRPWSHTERCHGERNQSHNPSSSRFYNRGERTVNHVQDKVVSKGHRQPLRLWEGKEQSFEAQNWHHNSTRSFHSRGVTNDSYPTGPGERYANWDHNASNSVHGGPRQHRNNRELQCPPERWAPSDCSRIFPGRIINNRPGPWKRPALHQRRDQLHQHSPPPQHPLSPRDECPAKRRRDSGPDQSSDPGSRHLSSLARAASPPRHHRCNQDDWKPPNERGGHCNHYDHRTSTTQQQETSKLRAGGHLADPNQSCRSRPPHHGSNGKVDRRISSSPADPTRVPYSQNHHYYDQRHTGHPRALPHNMQLHPSENKDSRSHHHKQSTEPQRSHQRGNSRDPDSPPYSSLLCSPKDGGCSASSPHASSSPPSYTVASGRKDPSIIHQFIPGLSGQQKLQGSPNYTLRPSLTSPTSLTSHTGLNSRFLDVKYRKTLQPLCSRQSPHGRSRAIKPEKVSEEHKKAEKLMKKERKGEVQKTNRKGEQRKRHKKKEEKRLAERKRKRDKAARRERKLGLKTTLTQNEMFASVPTPKSSGEAKICKKETSTRSPENQGQLRPKHKHRERRERGEKTHRPSTNTPDSGCTSTCGNHKTPKRNRVPPKLPVKEQLKRSLPRKTCPSQTSKRPTAVSPRSKARPKAKPDNTLPSLLFKALAPLSTSCSISLERPIHGKEGGHGGARNAPDLQPVGNVKETGDNPSNTPPVLSWQGSPVSTIGEDEEELGKGVLSRPVLQPSPTQCFSPPPPVDSERTDEMNKEPCENTPADYSNDGVSELGDLPCATEQVADGEKEEEVDGSKGTSGSLLRELRHHKTGLDDVFKSLAAFLGGQRVPCRGGPFGRPPAGSTSGVKYSSSLELGPEIHEHQDFSPQSDLTASSKSSNQSPTHCTSTFLRTQSPTSLREPVVDALVQEKQEEVKPSVKERKEGEDMEILSEKNKSSLLDGSLSAKLRLTTSHTASFTSLITLSTKEERGHSEEMERLGTDRKRKQKVNDGESEGEIKIKIKTEESSVICSKNKANEIRDLEEKAVSSSLLVISRKSSKPLKDGQKGQTTQENPTPHANHIQKEKVDTGYADVKIITEKKEEFKNKISSAAGQKNTKAISPASTVTIKPSKLCVITPASKPLCSAAPVDPMKLKALSMGVSKELKILLIKVESAGRQTFNISEVEEKRIPLCKISIKNTGAEVVRACNLLLSYFSRGTRVKGKFKESFLLPAFSVKPNIDTKIPIPREKLNPPTPSIYLESKRDAFSPVLLQFCTDPKNAVTVIRGLAGSLRLNLGLFSTKSLVEANAEHPVEVRTQVQQPADENWDSSGSTQTWPCESSRSHTTIAKYAQYQASSFQESLQEEKESENEEGEETESVDTTAATKAALTLGSIKTNPATFFSKVQPVTPNSTTSSEQKTGGKIIKFGTNIDLSDPKRWKPQLQELLKLPAFMRVESSNNMLSHVGHTILGMNTVQLYMKVPGSRTPGHQENNNFCSVNINIGPGDCEWFAVHEHYWDAINTFCEKHGVDYLTGSWWPVLEDLYSSNIPVYRFIQRPGDLVWINAGTVHWVQALGWCNNIAWNVGPLNSYQYQLALERYEWNEVKKVKSIVPMIHVSWNVARTIKITDEDTYKMIKHCLMQSIKHIQILREQLVAAGKKISYQSRMKDEPAYHCNECDVEVYDLLLVTSENSTKKSYVVHCEDCARAKSPSLAGVVVLEQYRMEELMRSYDTFTLAPAPFSK, encoded by the exons ATGTATCACCCCGCAGAGCTGTACTCTGGCCGTAACGCATGGGACTCCTATCCAGCTGGAGGACCAAACAGAGGACAATGGGCTCCCGTAAACATTCGTCCCTGGAGCCACACAGAAAG GTGTCATGGAGAGCGCAATCAATCACATAACCCATCATCAAGTCGTTTTTATAACAG GGGGGAGAGGACAGTCAACCATGTCCAGGACAAGGTCGTCTCAAAGGGGCACCGACAGCCGCTACGTCTCTGGGAGGGAAAGGAGCAGTCGTTCGAGGCCCAGAACTGGCATCACAACTCCACGCGCTCATTCCACAGCCGAGGTGTCACCAACGACAGTTATCCGACAGGACCAGGAGAGCGCTACGCAAACTGGGACCACAATGCCAGCAACTCTGTG CACGGGGGGCCTCGCCAGCATCGCAACAACAGAGAACTCCAGTGCCCACCAGAGAGATGGGCCCCCTCAGACTGCAGCAGGATCTTTCCTGGCAGAATTATAAACAACAGACCAGGACCTTGGAAACGGCCAGCCCTCCACCAGCGGCGAGACCAACTGCACCAGCACAGTCCCCCTCCACAGCACCCTCTGTCCCCCAGGGACGAATGTCCAGCCAAAAGGAGAAGGGACTCTGGCCCTGATCAG TCATCCGATCCTGGATCAAGGCATTTGTCTTCACTCGCCCGTGCCGCATCGCCACCTCGCCACCACCGCTGTAACCAGGATGACTGGAAACCTCCTAATGAAAGGGGGGGTCATTGCAACCACTATGACCACCGGACCTCAACCACACAGCAACAG GAAACCTCTAAACTGCGGGCTGGGGGACACTTAGCGGATCCGAACCAGAGCTGTCGCAGCAGACCGCCACACCACGGAAGCAATGGGAAGGTCGACCGGAGAATCTCATCATCACCAGCAGACCCCACCCGTGTGCCTTACAGCCAAAACCATCACTACTACGATCAACGGCACACAGGCCACCCCAGAGCTCTACCGCACAACATGCAGCTACACCCTTCTGAGAACAAGGACTCCCGGAGCCATCACCACAAACAAAGCACA GAACCTCAGCGCAGTCATCAAAGGGGCAATTCAAGGGATCCAGACTCTCCTCCTTATTCGTCCCTCCTCTGCAGCCCTAAAGATGGAGGTTGTTCTGCCAGCAGTCCACATGCTTCTTCCAGCCCCCCTTCCTATACGGTTGCCAGTGGCAGAAAAGACCCATCAATCATTCATCAGTTTATCCCTGGCCTCAGTGGACAGCAGAAACTCCAGGGAAGTCCTAATTACACACTGAGACCTAGCCTGACATCTCCCACGTCTCTCACATCTCACACTGGTCTAAATTCCAGGTTTTTGGATGTAAAATATCGAAAGACCTTGCAGCCGCTCTGCTCAAGACAGTCCCCCCACGGCCGATCAAGAGCGATCAAGCCAGAAAAAGTGTCGGAAGAACATAAAAAAGCAGAGAAGCTGATgaaaaaggagaggaagggggaagTTCAAAAGACAAACAGAAAGGGTGAACAGAGGAAGAGGCataagaaaaaagaggaaaaaaggttGGCCGAGAGAAAAAGGAAGAGGGATAAAGCAGctaggagagaaagaaagttaGGCTTGAAAACTACACTCACACAAAACGAAATGTTTGCTTCCGTCCCTACTCCCAAATCTTCAGGAGaggccaaaatatgtaaaaaggaGACTTCCACTCGGTCCCCAGAGAATCAAGGCCAGTTACGACCCAAACACAAGcacagggagaggagggaacgaggagagaaGACACACAGGCCATCCACAAACACTCCTGATTCCGGCTGCACCTCAACATGTGGAAATCACAAAACGCCCAAGAGGAACAGAGTTCCCCCAAAACTCCCCGTCAAGGAACAACTAAAGCGATCTCTTCCCAGGAAAACATGCCCCAGCCAGACCAGCAAGAGGCCCACCGCCGTCTCACCCCGCTCAAAAGCTCGACCAAAAGCAAAGCCCGATAACACACTTCCCTCTCTTTTATTTAAAGCCTTAGCACCTCTCAGCACATCGTGTTCTATCAGCTTAGAGCGGCCCATCCACGGCAAAGAAGGCGGGCATGGAGGCGCTAGAAACGCTCCGGACCTTCAGCCTGTGGGAAATGTGAAGGAAACGGGGGACAACCCTTCCAATACTCCCCCTGTTCTCAGCTGGCAGGGCTCCCCAGTATCAACTAttggagaagatgaagaggagctaGGGAAAGGAGTGTTAAGTAGACCTGTCCTCCAGCCCAGCCCCACCCAgtgcttctctcctcctcctcctgtcgaCAGTGAGCGCACCGATGAGATGAATAAGGAGCCTTGTGAAAACACACCGGCTGATTATTCAAACGATGGCGTGTCTGAACTCGGTGATCTACCTTGTGCAACGGAACAAGTTGCcgatggagagaaggaagaggaggtggacggCAGCAAGGGAACCTCTGGCTCTCTTCTCCGTGAGCTTCGCCACCACAAAACGGGTTTGGACGACGTCTTCAAGAGCCTAGCCGCCTTTCTCGGAGGCCAGCGGGTCCCATGTCGAGGCGGTCCATTCGGGAGGCCTCCCGCGGGCTCCACGAGCGGAGTCAAGTACTCCTCTTCTCTTGAATTGGGGCCAGAAATTCACGAGCATCAGGATTTCTCCCCACAATCCGACCTTACAGCGTCTTCCAAATCCAGTAATCAGTCACCAACTCACTGTACCTCCACATTTTTGAGAACCCAGAGTCCGACGAGTCTGAGGGAGCCTGTTGTGGACGCCCTGGtccaggagaagcaggaggaagtCAAGCCCAGcgtaaaagagagaaaagagggtgAGGATATGGAGATCCTTTCTGAGAAGAACAAGTCATCTCTTTTGGATGGGTCACTGAGTGCGAAGCTGAGACTTACCACCTCGCACACAGCGTCTTTCACCAGCCTCATTACTCTCTCCACCAaggaagagagaggacacagtgaGGAGATGGAACGCTTGGGtacagacaggaagaggaaacaaaAGGTTAATGACGGGGAGAGCGAAGGAGAGATCAAGATTAAGATAAAGACGGAAGAAAGCAGCGTCATCTGTTCTAAAAACAAAGCAAATGAAATAAGGGATTTGGAAGAAAAAGCTGTTTCGTCCTCTTTGCTCGTCATCTCCAGAAAGTCATCCAAACCTCTCAAAGATGGTCAGAAGGGCCAGACTACTCAGGAAAACCCCACACCACATGCCAACCACATCCAGAAAGAAAAAGTGGACACGGGGTACGCCGATGTAAAGATCATAactgagaagaaggaagagttCAAAAATAAGATATCCTCAGCAGCAGGGCAAAAAAATACCAAGGCCATAAGCCCAGCGTCAACTGTAACAATCAAGCCATCTAAATTATGTGTGATCACACCAGCAAGCAAACCACTATGCTCAGCAGCTCCAGTTGACCCCATGAAACTGAAAGCATTGTCCATGGGCGTGTCGAAGGAGCTAAAGATCCTCTTGATTAAGGTGGAGAGTGCTGGAAGACAAACATTCAACATatcggaggtggaggagaaaagAATCCCGCTCTGCAAGATCAGCATTAAAAACACGGGCGCTGAAGTGGTCAGAGCTTGCAA tcttttattgtcatatttttCCAGGGGGACGAGGGTGAAGGGGAAGTTCAAGGAGTCTTTCCTGCTTCCCGCCTTCTCTGTAAAACCTAACATTGACACCAAGATCCCCATCCCTCGAGAAAAGCTTAACCCTCCTACGCCGAGCATCTAT TTGGAGAGCAAGAGGGACGCTTTCTCTCCGGTTCTGCTTCAGTTCTGCACTGATCCCAAAAATGCGGTGACTGTCATCAGAGGTCTTGCCGGCTCCCTCCGCCTTA ACCTTGGTCTGTTCTCCACCAAATCGTTGGTCGAGGCCAATGCGGAGCATCCAGTGGAAGTGAGGACTCAGGTCCAGCAGCCCGCTGATGAGAACTGGGATTCAAGTGGATCGACGCAGACGTGGCCCTGCGAGAGCAGCCGCTCGCACACCACCATTGCCAAATATGCTCAGTACCAGGCCTCGAGCTTCCAGGAAAGCCTGCAG gaggagaaggagagcgagaatgaagaaggagaggagacagagtctgtagataCGACGGCCGCTACAAAAGCTGCTCTGACATTAGGCAGCATTAAAACCAACCCTGCGACCTTCTTCAGCAAAGTCCAACCTGTTACTCCCAACAGCACAACCAG CTCAGAGCAGAAAACAGGCGGAAAGATTATAAAGTTTGGGACAAATATTGATCTCTCTGACCCTAAAAG GTGGAAGCCTCAACTGCAGGAGCTGCTGAAGCTGCCAGCTTTCATGCGCGTGGAATCCAGCAACAACATGCTCAGTCACGTCGGTCACACCATCCTGGGCATGAACACTGTCCAGCTCTACATGAAGGTGCCAGGCAGCCGCACGCCAg GTCATCAAGAGAACAACAACTTCTGCTCCGTCAACATCAACATTGGGCCTGGTGACTGCGAGTGGTTCGCTGTTCATGAGCACTACTGGGACGCCATCAACACATTCTGTGAGAA GCATGGTGTAGACTACCTAACAGGGTCCTGGTGGCCAGTCCTGGAAGACCTCTACAGCTCCAACATTCCTGTGTACCGCTTCATCCAGAGGCCTGGAGACCTGGTGTGGATCAATGCGGGGACTGTGCACTGGGTCCAGGCGTTGGGCTGGTGCAACAACATCGCCTGGAATGTGGGACCACTCAACT CGTACCAATACCAACTCGCCCTGGAGCGCTACGAGTGGAACGAGGTGAAGAAGGTGAAGTCGATCGTTCCCATGATCCACGTTTCCTGGAATGTGGCACGCACCATCAAGATCACCGACGAGGACACCTACAAGATGATCAA ACACTGCCTGATGCAGTCCATCAAGCACATCCAGATTCTTCGAGAGCAGCTGGTGGCTGCGGGGAAGAAGATCTCCTACCAGAGTCGCATGAAGGACGAGCCCGCCTACCACTGCAATGAGTGTGAC gtggaggtgtaTGATCTCCTGCTGGTGACCAGCGAGAACAGCACCAAGAAGAGCTACGTGGTGCACTGCGAGGACTGCGCCCGGGCTAAGAGCCCGTCGCTGGCGGGAGTCGTGGTGCTGGAACAGTATCGGATGGAGGAGCTGATGAGGAGCTACGACACCTTCACGCTG GCTCCAGCACCCTTTTCAAAGTGA